From one Deinococcus sp. NW-56 genomic stretch:
- a CDS encoding PKD domain-containing protein, with product MNSLRLVTLLSASLALLGACSSPPPNAAPVIEDPRLQITGERRVALSFRAADPDRDSLTCSVSWGDGTAPQAVSCAGTDLTHIYSAYGSYQVTVRAADAQTSAQETLSVTLLEAPRTQPRIVAFTRVAPGTDATSLTGTVRLVANDGGAGQALTCTLNWGDNTPDEPVPCANDVALTRSHPYSAPGDYAVLLVVRDSQGQEVTRTIGVRVGEVQGPVNAPPVILMEQVPSTLDAAWPVRVQVDVQDPENAPLSCRVNWGDNTGFQTVPCTSDGRLLLDHLYPGPGDYAVLFEVDDGKNKVSKTLGVKVGRAEVPVNAPPALLMLQVPSTLDAAWPVRVQIDVQDPENAPLSCRVNWGDNTGFQTVPCTSGGRLLLDHLYPGPGDYAVLFEVEDGQNKVSKTLGVKVGRPPQ from the coding sequence GTGAACAGCCTGCGCCTCGTGACCCTGCTCAGCGCCTCCCTGGCCCTGCTGGGGGCCTGCTCCAGCCCCCCGCCCAACGCCGCACCCGTCATCGAGGACCCGCGCCTCCAGATCACCGGGGAGCGCCGCGTCGCCCTGTCTTTCCGCGCGGCGGATCCCGACCGGGACTCCCTCACCTGCAGCGTCAGCTGGGGAGACGGCACGGCTCCGCAGGCGGTGAGCTGCGCGGGTACGGACCTCACGCACATCTATTCGGCCTACGGCAGCTACCAGGTCACCGTGAGGGCGGCCGACGCGCAGACGAGCGCGCAGGAGACCCTCAGCGTGACCCTGCTGGAGGCCCCTCGCACGCAGCCGCGGATCGTGGCCTTCACGCGCGTGGCCCCGGGCACGGACGCCACCAGCCTGACCGGCACCGTCCGCCTGGTGGCGAACGACGGTGGAGCGGGCCAGGCGCTGACCTGCACGCTGAACTGGGGCGACAACACGCCGGACGAGCCGGTGCCCTGCGCCAACGACGTGGCGCTCACGCGCAGCCATCCCTACAGCGCTCCGGGCGACTACGCCGTGCTGCTGGTCGTGCGCGACAGCCAGGGGCAGGAGGTCACGCGGACCATCGGCGTCCGGGTGGGTGAGGTCCAGGGTCCCGTGAACGCTCCGCCCGTCATCCTGATGGAGCAGGTGCCCTCGACCCTTGACGCCGCGTGGCCGGTCCGAGTGCAGGTCGACGTGCAGGATCCGGAAAACGCCCCGCTGAGCTGCCGGGTGAACTGGGGCGACAACACGGGCTTCCAGACTGTGCCCTGCACCTCGGACGGGCGTCTGCTGCTCGACCACCTGTATCCGGGTCCTGGCGATTACGCGGTCCTGTTCGAGGTGGACGACGGCAAAAACAAGGTCAGCAAGACCCTGGGCGTCAAGGTGGGCCGGGCCGAGGTGCCTGTGAACGCTCCGCCGGCGCTCCTGATGCTGCAGGTGCCCTCGACCCTTGACGCCGCGTGGCCGGTCCGGGTCCAGATCGACGTGCAGGATCCGGAGAACGCCCCGCTGAGCTGCCGGGTGAACTGGGGCGACAACACCGGCTTTCAGACCGTGCCCTGCACGTCGGGAGGACGCTTGCTGCTCGACCACCTGTATCCGGGCCCCGGGGATTATGCGGTCCTGTTCGAGGTGGAGGACGGCCAGAACAAGGTCAGCAAGACCCTGGGCGTCAAGGTGGGGCGACCGCCTCAGTAG
- a CDS encoding HNH endonuclease — protein MNFWRPSGQGFGALGEGELFLFKLHAPHHFIVGGGFFARAVRLPLTLAWDAFREANGVPDQDVMRRRIAHYRRTPLEPHANPEITCLLLAEPFFFPREQWIPVPESFKSNIVVGKGYATDEADGRALFDAVTERLQAQVDHALEVLPATEAAVSARFGAPRTVRPRLGQGAFRALVTEAYARRCAVTGEKTLPVLEAAHVQPYAQGGPHAVENGLLLRSDLHRLYDQGYVTVDPDDRRLIVSPRIREEFDNGRHYYALEGQALAPPERGFRPVSRERLLFHAEQVYRG, from the coding sequence GTGAACTTCTGGCGGCCCAGCGGTCAGGGCTTCGGGGCCCTGGGGGAGGGCGAACTCTTTCTCTTCAAGCTGCACGCCCCGCACCACTTCATCGTGGGCGGAGGCTTTTTCGCGCGCGCGGTGCGGCTGCCCCTTACCCTCGCCTGGGACGCCTTCCGGGAGGCCAACGGCGTGCCCGATCAGGACGTCATGCGCCGGCGCATCGCCCACTACCGCCGCACCCCCCTGGAGCCGCACGCCAACCCGGAGATCACCTGCCTGCTGCTCGCCGAGCCGTTCTTCTTTCCGCGGGAGCAGTGGATCCCGGTTCCCGAGTCCTTCAAGAGCAACATTGTCGTCGGCAAGGGCTACGCCACCGACGAGGCCGACGGCCGGGCGCTGTTCGACGCGGTCACCGAGAGGCTGCAGGCGCAGGTGGATCACGCCCTGGAGGTTCTCCCCGCGACCGAGGCGGCGGTGAGCGCCCGCTTCGGTGCTCCCCGGACCGTGCGTCCGCGCCTGGGGCAGGGCGCCTTCCGGGCCCTGGTCACTGAGGCCTACGCCCGGCGCTGCGCGGTCACCGGCGAGAAGACCCTCCCGGTGCTGGAAGCCGCGCACGTGCAGCCCTACGCCCAGGGTGGCCCCCACGCGGTCGAGAACGGGCTGCTGCTGCGCAGCGACCTGCACCGGCTCTACGACCAGGGCTACGTCACCGTCGACCCCGACGACCGCCGCCTGATCGTCAGTCCCCGGATCCGCGAGGAGTTCGACAACGGCCGGCACTACTACGCGCTGGAGGGCCAGGCACTCGCCCCACCCGAACGCGGCTTCCGGCCGGTGTCCCGTGAGCGGCTGCTGTTCCACGCCGAGCAGGTCTACCGTGGGTGA
- a CDS encoding DUF4384 domain-containing protein has translation MGTAVSLSVQRRSLLLWLSLVLAGAGAAQAEDRALLVGVGTYQDGSTLLGGSRDLDSMRQIVAKLGFGPQQIRVLADRAATRQGLLGSIQSWLVEGVTAGDRVLFYFVGHGTRYTDPAGQNGCSTGLVPYDLANVVGERDLQAAFNRVPAREMLVILDSCFSGVNYRGGAAAAPARALQPRFLARSGTMACTTAVNMTPDNRISRILGPGRTDAPATGRSITMTASANNELAFGSDQGGLFTQSLYQGLVSRPGPISFAELREFAAQHVRKLFAELDVSGYTVPTPQLFGVPEWLHKDVFSFGRLSQPATATIPSPDIQAATSGRAFLDRYLNTSAFAVEVRSKQAAYRDGEPIEYTVVSSSDGYLNLFELDERGALTLLYPNRYAQANNVKAGVPLVFPDLSRYRIVAGAPYGKSQVVALVSDAPLNFMTMPGSQQTEFQLFLSLADIQRLGQQARASLILPVATGARHGAGSVTIDVRP, from the coding sequence ATGGGCACCGCAGTCAGTCTCTCCGTCCAACGGCGTTCCCTGCTGTTGTGGCTCTCTCTGGTGCTGGCCGGCGCGGGAGCCGCTCAAGCCGAGGACCGCGCCCTGCTCGTGGGCGTGGGTACCTACCAGGACGGCAGTACCCTGCTGGGCGGGAGCCGGGATCTGGACTCCATGCGCCAGATTGTCGCCAAGCTGGGCTTCGGGCCGCAGCAGATCCGGGTGCTGGCCGACCGGGCCGCCACCCGTCAGGGGCTGCTCGGCAGCATCCAGTCCTGGCTGGTCGAGGGCGTGACCGCCGGCGACCGGGTCCTGTTCTATTTCGTCGGACATGGCACCCGGTACACCGATCCGGCCGGCCAGAACGGGTGTTCCACGGGGCTGGTGCCCTACGACCTGGCCAACGTCGTCGGTGAGCGGGACCTGCAGGCCGCGTTCAACCGCGTGCCGGCGCGCGAGATGCTGGTAATCCTGGACAGCTGCTTCAGTGGGGTGAACTACCGGGGCGGTGCCGCGGCGGCCCCTGCCCGGGCCCTGCAGCCACGCTTCCTGGCCCGGTCGGGGACCATGGCCTGCACCACGGCGGTGAACATGACGCCGGACAACCGCATCAGCCGGATCCTGGGCCCCGGCAGGACGGACGCCCCCGCCACCGGCCGGTCCATCACCATGACGGCGTCCGCCAACAACGAGCTGGCCTTCGGCTCCGACCAGGGCGGACTGTTCACCCAGTCGCTGTACCAGGGTCTGGTGAGCCGGCCGGGACCGATCAGCTTCGCGGAGCTCAGGGAATTTGCGGCTCAACATGTCCGCAAGCTCTTTGCCGAACTGGACGTCTCGGGGTACACCGTCCCCACGCCGCAGCTGTTCGGCGTGCCGGAGTGGCTGCACAAAGACGTCTTCAGCTTCGGCCGCCTGTCGCAGCCGGCCACGGCGACGATTCCCTCGCCGGATATCCAGGCGGCCACCTCCGGCCGGGCGTTCCTGGACCGCTACCTGAACACCAGTGCCTTTGCCGTGGAGGTCCGCAGCAAGCAGGCGGCCTACCGTGACGGCGAGCCCATCGAGTACACGGTGGTCAGCTCCAGTGACGGGTACCTGAACCTGTTCGAGCTGGACGAACGCGGCGCGCTGACCCTGCTCTATCCCAACCGCTACGCACAGGCGAACAACGTGAAAGCCGGCGTGCCGCTGGTCTTCCCGGACCTGAGCCGGTACCGCATCGTGGCCGGCGCCCCGTACGGCAAGTCCCAGGTGGTGGCCCTGGTGAGCGACGCTCCGCTGAACTTCATGACCATGCCCGGCAGCCAGCAGACGGAGTTCCAGCTGTTCCTGAGTCTGGCGGACATTCAGCGCCTGGGCCAGCAGGCGCGCGCCAGCCTGATCCTGCCGGTCGCCACCGGGGCGCGGCATGGAGCCGGCAGCGTGACCATCGATGTGCGGCCTTAG
- a CDS encoding site-specific integrase, with protein sequence MAIRRRVGEGTVHPVEWKGRVVGYRDLATYYDPGAGKRRRKSVSRRTRAATERALRKLIRTLPQGQGQARPKTARPPALPLGAPPGSLHALLLRWLDYKARDVRPSTWRGYMQALERVLPSLGTRPLGQLTVLDVEDLVGHLQTESGPRLAGRVLHVLRMALQQAVRWQLVPGNVAQHVRKPRVTRPELTVRTPEQAARFLGAARGHRLHPLFAFALHTGMRRGELLALQWGDVDLDAQELTVRHNLVKNSAGQDVVGEPKTEAGRRRVALAEDIVALLRAHHRREHRGRRAPRPADFVFTAASGNHVQHRHLQRTFQALMDGAGVPHIRFHDLRHTAASLLIRQGVPAKVVANRLGHVDPTFTLKVYTYVYDDQRAQAALSLETLLAPVWGAGRRRASVPPGSGTRDAPASSGSTPRWVRSWRRPRSGRAK encoded by the coding sequence ATGGCAATTCGCAGACGAGTCGGCGAGGGCACCGTGCATCCCGTGGAGTGGAAGGGGCGGGTGGTGGGCTACCGGGACCTGGCAACCTACTACGACCCGGGCGCGGGCAAGCGCCGGCGCAAGTCGGTCAGCCGCCGAACCCGGGCAGCAACGGAACGGGCGCTGCGGAAGTTGATCCGCACCCTGCCTCAGGGTCAGGGCCAGGCCCGTCCCAAGACGGCCCGTCCTCCCGCACTCCCACTGGGGGCCCCTCCCGGCTCCCTGCACGCCCTGCTGCTGCGCTGGCTGGACTACAAAGCGCGCGATGTCCGGCCATCCACCTGGCGGGGCTACATGCAGGCCCTGGAGCGTGTTCTGCCCAGCCTGGGGACCCGGCCCCTGGGACAACTCACGGTCCTGGACGTGGAAGACTTGGTCGGCCACCTCCAGACGGAGTCCGGTCCGCGCCTGGCGGGGCGGGTCCTGCATGTACTCCGGATGGCGCTGCAGCAGGCGGTGCGCTGGCAACTCGTTCCCGGTAATGTTGCGCAGCACGTCCGCAAGCCGCGCGTGACGCGGCCGGAACTGACGGTCCGGACCCCCGAACAGGCCGCGCGCTTCCTGGGGGCGGCCCGGGGACACCGGCTCCACCCACTGTTCGCCTTCGCGCTGCACACCGGCATGCGCCGCGGTGAGCTGCTCGCCTTGCAGTGGGGCGACGTGGACCTGGACGCCCAGGAGCTCACGGTGCGGCATAACCTGGTGAAAAACAGTGCCGGTCAGGACGTCGTCGGCGAACCCAAGACCGAGGCGGGAAGGCGCAGGGTCGCGCTCGCCGAGGACATCGTGGCGCTGCTGCGTGCGCACCACCGGCGCGAACACCGGGGGCGCCGGGCCCCGCGCCCGGCCGACTTCGTCTTCACCGCGGCCTCTGGCAACCACGTCCAGCACCGCCACCTGCAGCGCACCTTCCAGGCGCTGATGGACGGGGCCGGGGTGCCCCACATCCGCTTCCACGACCTGCGGCACACCGCCGCGAGCCTGCTGATCCGCCAGGGCGTGCCGGCCAAGGTGGTGGCCAACCGGCTGGGGCACGTGGATCCCACCTTCACCCTGAAGGTCTACACCTACGTGTATGACGACCAGCGGGCGCAGGCGGCGCTCAGCCTGGAAACGCTGCTCGCTCCGGTGTGGGGAGCCGGGCGCAGGCGCGCCTCAGTTCCTCCGGGGAGTGGCACGCGGGACGCGCCAGCCTCGAGCGGCTCCACGCCGCGCTGGGTGCGTTCCTGGCGGAGGCCCCGGAGTGGGCGCGCCAAGTAG
- a CDS encoding S-layer homology domain-containing protein — protein sequence MRQTLVLSCALLFTGAASAQVTVPPGSAAAAQQQAGSWARQAVELVVNRGLVVGYPGGTFNWASPATRQEVAVMLARLLERYPLERLETLLSSAELDVLTRGIEEARAGLQELRTQVTDLLGSVQALQQQVNQLQGLTTTAQTLTDAAAALGTRLDTLETQAGSTQLAAEAAQGAAQSLSGRVDTLQSTQADQARLLTEAQGTLTQLSGQLQQDTAALTAQLGTLQASLEQVRTQSGTQLAALQTELAGLNQRLQAQEAVTAEAARVRAEADAQPRWYVGVGGYLVGSPSSGAQFRVVAGNARLVGNFGLRLTGDFGGQSGLGSAASVLGTYTVSSGPMTGYVGVGAGRNFTRQETFGDITLGATYQFTRQFAVFAEGRQIFSFNVNRHFGSLAFGIQYRF from the coding sequence ATGCGACAGACCCTGGTGCTGAGCTGCGCGCTTCTGTTCACGGGGGCCGCGTCCGCGCAGGTCACGGTGCCGCCGGGCAGCGCCGCGGCCGCCCAGCAGCAAGCCGGCAGCTGGGCCCGGCAGGCCGTGGAACTGGTCGTCAACCGGGGCCTGGTGGTGGGCTACCCGGGCGGTACCTTCAACTGGGCCTCGCCCGCTACCCGTCAGGAGGTGGCGGTGATGCTCGCCCGGTTGCTGGAGCGCTATCCCCTCGAGCGGCTGGAGACCCTGCTGAGCAGCGCGGAGCTCGACGTCCTGACGCGCGGCATCGAGGAAGCGCGCGCGGGCCTGCAGGAGCTGCGCACCCAGGTAACGGACCTGCTGGGAAGCGTCCAGGCGCTGCAGCAGCAGGTCAACCAGTTGCAGGGCCTGACCACCACCGCCCAGACCCTCACGGACGCGGCGGCCGCCCTGGGCACCCGTCTGGACACCCTGGAGACGCAGGCGGGCAGCACCCAGCTGGCCGCGGAGGCGGCCCAGGGGGCCGCGCAGAGCCTGAGCGGCCGGGTCGACACCCTGCAGAGCACCCAAGCCGACCAGGCGCGGCTGCTGACCGAGGCGCAAGGCACCTTGACCCAGCTGAGCGGCCAGTTGCAGCAGGACACCGCCGCGCTGACCGCCCAGCTGGGGACCCTGCAGGCCAGCCTGGAGCAGGTCCGCACCCAGTCGGGCACCCAGCTGGCCGCCCTGCAGACGGAGCTCGCCGGCCTGAACCAGCGCCTGCAGGCCCAGGAGGCCGTCACGGCCGAGGCGGCGCGCGTGCGTGCGGAAGCGGACGCGCAGCCCCGCTGGTATGTCGGGGTGGGCGGCTACCTGGTTGGCTCGCCCAGCAGCGGCGCGCAGTTCCGCGTCGTGGCTGGCAATGCCCGGCTGGTCGGCAACTTCGGCCTCCGGCTAACGGGGGACTTCGGTGGGCAGTCCGGGCTGGGCAGCGCCGCGTCCGTGCTGGGGACCTACACCGTGTCGTCCGGACCGATGACCGGCTATGTGGGGGTCGGTGCAGGCCGCAACTTCACCCGTCAGGAGACGTTCGGGGACATCACCCTGGGAGCGACCTACCAGTTCACCCGGCAGTTCGCGGTCTTCGCCGAGGGGCGGCAGATCTTCTCCTTCAACGTCAACCGGCATTTCGGCTCCCTGGCTTTCGGGATCCAGTACCGCTTCTAG
- a CDS encoding caspase family protein — protein MRRLGALLGLCALLVGGAGQGQGEQRGDALTLQATLRAHQARVNALAFSADGHLLATAGADRDVYLWTAETGERLRRLDHDHNVTAVAFSIGGEQLFTAGGEQIQRWTVPGGQVTGVWREPAGTVTAMAASVSGHVAVGTTTRAVGLWDSRAGTRRELGGHSGTVRALRFTPDGARLLSGGDDGTVRVWEVGSGRLQATLEIGAPVSALDLNKAGEWLAVATLSGVTEVWRWQEARRAARLPGEAGVVSVTFSLDERLLRTGSFDRQIRLWNWQQQPPRLLSAEAQPATVTALTYSRDGRRLAVARSAADDSLNAALYRTEGSLVPGPLPPAPAPSPGSPASPGAGRRLFVLGVGVEVFQSPAVSALNYTVDDVTELALLFEKAQNNRLYGRVVSRILLNADATRARILQSMEDIARATTPQDTVYVFFASHGENEGDEYYFLPHDVRSGDQGSAISGREMTEFVGRIPGRVVVFLDTCHAGRIDRVKDSNPAAFIARASRIVAATRPGTPADKVFLSAAGPGQLSNEAQGLTNGFFSYALLEGLRGGARPAAQQPIGLLDLLGFVQRRVPELVAARPGAAPQNPVATGAQDNWPLMP, from the coding sequence GTGCGCCGGCTAGGAGCCCTGCTGGGCCTGTGCGCGCTGCTGGTGGGGGGCGCAGGCCAGGGGCAGGGCGAACAGCGGGGCGACGCCCTCACCCTGCAGGCCACCCTGCGCGCCCACCAGGCCCGGGTCAATGCCCTGGCCTTCAGCGCGGACGGGCACCTGCTCGCGACCGCGGGCGCGGACCGGGACGTCTACCTGTGGACGGCGGAGACGGGGGAACGCCTCCGGCGGCTGGACCACGACCACAACGTCACGGCCGTCGCCTTCAGCATCGGGGGCGAGCAGCTCTTCACCGCGGGCGGTGAGCAGATCCAGCGGTGGACCGTGCCGGGCGGCCAGGTGACCGGCGTCTGGCGCGAGCCGGCCGGCACAGTGACGGCCATGGCCGCGTCGGTCTCCGGTCACGTCGCGGTCGGGACCACCACCCGGGCTGTGGGCCTCTGGGACAGCCGCGCGGGCACCCGGCGTGAACTCGGTGGGCATTCGGGGACCGTGCGCGCCCTGCGGTTCACGCCGGACGGTGCGCGGCTGCTCAGTGGGGGCGACGACGGCACCGTCCGGGTCTGGGAGGTCGGCAGCGGCCGGTTGCAGGCCACCCTGGAGATCGGGGCGCCTGTCAGTGCCCTGGACCTGAACAAGGCGGGGGAGTGGCTCGCCGTGGCCACGCTCAGCGGCGTCACCGAGGTCTGGCGCTGGCAGGAGGCCCGCCGTGCCGCCCGCCTTCCGGGCGAGGCCGGCGTGGTGTCGGTCACGTTCTCTCTGGACGAGCGCCTGCTGCGGACCGGGAGCTTCGACCGGCAGATCCGGCTGTGGAACTGGCAGCAGCAGCCGCCCCGGCTGCTGAGCGCCGAGGCGCAGCCGGCGACCGTCACGGCCCTGACCTACAGCCGGGACGGTCGCCGGCTGGCGGTGGCGCGCTCCGCTGCCGACGACAGTCTGAACGCAGCGCTGTACCGCACCGAAGGGAGTCTGGTCCCCGGTCCCCTGCCGCCCGCCCCTGCCCCCTCGCCGGGCAGCCCGGCGAGTCCGGGCGCGGGGCGCCGGCTGTTCGTCCTGGGCGTGGGGGTGGAGGTCTTTCAGAGCCCGGCGGTGTCTGCCCTGAACTACACGGTCGACGACGTCACCGAGCTCGCCCTGCTGTTCGAGAAGGCGCAGAACAACCGACTGTACGGCCGCGTCGTCTCCCGGATCCTGCTCAACGCCGACGCCACGCGGGCGCGGATCCTGCAGAGCATGGAGGACATCGCCCGCGCTACCACGCCGCAGGACACGGTGTACGTGTTCTTCGCCTCGCATGGAGAAAACGAGGGCGACGAGTACTACTTCCTGCCGCATGACGTCCGCAGCGGCGACCAGGGCAGCGCCATCAGTGGCCGGGAGATGACCGAGTTCGTGGGCCGCATTCCCGGCCGGGTCGTCGTGTTCCTCGACACCTGCCACGCGGGGCGCATCGACCGGGTCAAGGACAGCAACCCGGCCGCCTTCATCGCCCGCGCCTCGCGGATCGTCGCGGCCACCCGGCCGGGAACGCCGGCAGACAAGGTCTTCCTGTCGGCGGCCGGGCCGGGCCAGCTGTCCAACGAGGCGCAGGGCCTGACGAACGGCTTTTTCAGCTACGCGCTGCTCGAGGGCCTGCGCGGCGGGGCACGCCCGGCGGCGCAGCAGCCCATCGGGCTGCTGGACCTGCTGGGCTTCGTGCAGCGGCGCGTTCCGGAACTCGTCGCCGCCCGCCCCGGCGCGGCGCCGCAGAATCCGGTGGCCACCGGTGCCCAGGACAACTGGCCGCTGATGCCCTGA
- a CDS encoding IS4 family transposase — MVTARSVNQSDLCAHLPGVSSLDAKRRRVERGYRDPQLTESVFLAFLLALLPPGKLLLSMDRTTWERGESPLNLLVLGVVLHGYTVPLVWTALDHDGNSSTVRRIQLVSRLLKALPAGRWKGLVADREFIGGEWFRFLRRKGIKRAIRIRKNAVVDELRVDAWFGDLKVGEVRCLAERANVYGEVMQVVATRSPAGDLVAIATDFSVWDTCVLYRARWSVECTFASLKVRGFDLERTGITRPDRLERLFGLVILAWVSCLRVGVWLQAHVPIKVKAHGRPAMSLVRYGAEQLCNALRWNLPELPGLIRLLSMPFHVPGAV; from the coding sequence ATGGTGACGGCCCGAAGCGTGAACCAGAGTGACCTGTGCGCCCACCTGCCCGGAGTCAGCTCCCTCGACGCAAAGAGACGCCGGGTGGAACGAGGGTACCGGGATCCTCAGCTCACCGAGTCCGTCTTCCTGGCCTTCCTCCTGGCTCTGCTGCCCCCAGGGAAATTGCTGCTCAGCATGGACCGCACGACGTGGGAGCGCGGCGAGTCGCCCCTGAATCTCCTGGTGCTTGGCGTCGTCCTGCACGGCTACACGGTGCCACTCGTCTGGACTGCCCTGGATCACGACGGCAACAGCAGCACGGTCCGGCGGATCCAGCTGGTCTCACGACTCCTGAAGGCCCTTCCAGCGGGCCGCTGGAAGGGCCTCGTCGCCGACCGGGAGTTCATCGGCGGCGAGTGGTTCCGGTTCCTGAGACGGAAGGGCATCAAGCGCGCCATCCGTATCAGGAAGAACGCCGTGGTCGACGAGTTGCGTGTGGATGCTTGGTTCGGTGATCTGAAGGTCGGAGAAGTGCGGTGCCTCGCCGAGCGGGCCAACGTGTACGGGGAGGTGATGCAGGTCGTGGCCACCAGGTCCCCCGCGGGGGACCTGGTGGCGATCGCCACGGATTTCAGCGTCTGGGACACCTGCGTCCTGTACCGGGCGCGCTGGTCGGTGGAGTGCACGTTCGCCAGCCTCAAGGTGCGCGGGTTTGACCTGGAGCGGACCGGTATCACTCGACCAGACCGACTAGAACGGCTGTTCGGGCTGGTCATCCTGGCCTGGGTCAGTTGCCTGCGGGTGGGCGTATGGCTCCAAGCGCACGTCCCGATCAAGGTGAAGGCTCATGGCCGCCCGGCCATGAGCCTGGTGCGGTACGGCGCAGAGCAGCTGTGCAATGCCCTGCGGTGGAATCTGCCCGAATTACCAGGGCTGATCAGGCTGCTGAGCATGCCGTTTCACGTGCCAGGCGCAGTTTAA
- a CDS encoding tetratricopeptide repeat protein yields MYRFILTLGAGLLSLGLLAHAQQTAPPKAPLSACEQLYEQKAYADAAQACEPVAEAGNAQAQLILGLLYLGGLEVPGNPQRAVVWLMKAAGQKVAEAQYQLGMAYLSGTGLSAPNLVTGVEWLLKAAEQQHPAALAELGNYYTSQLQDYEKGASYTRRAACLGNVTAQRNMVRILYYGIGNVKNCRQAAWWARRAAEKDELSRSNYRIITSRADCLPDAAYNPCAG; encoded by the coding sequence ATGTACCGCTTCATCTTGACTCTCGGCGCCGGCCTCCTCTCCCTGGGCCTGCTGGCCCATGCCCAGCAGACCGCTCCCCCGAAGGCCCCCCTCAGCGCGTGCGAGCAGCTGTACGAGCAGAAAGCCTACGCGGACGCCGCGCAGGCCTGTGAACCGGTGGCCGAAGCCGGGAACGCCCAGGCGCAGCTGATCCTGGGGCTGCTGTACCTGGGCGGCCTGGAGGTGCCCGGCAATCCCCAGCGCGCGGTCGTCTGGCTGATGAAGGCCGCCGGGCAGAAGGTGGCCGAGGCCCAGTACCAGCTCGGGATGGCGTACCTCTCCGGCACGGGGTTGTCGGCACCGAACCTCGTGACCGGTGTGGAATGGCTGCTCAAGGCCGCCGAACAGCAGCACCCGGCGGCCCTCGCGGAACTCGGGAACTATTACACCAGCCAGCTGCAGGACTATGAGAAAGGCGCGAGCTACACCCGGCGGGCAGCCTGCCTGGGGAACGTCACGGCCCAGCGCAACATGGTCCGGATTCTGTACTACGGCATCGGGAACGTGAAAAATTGCCGCCAGGCCGCCTGGTGGGCGCGCCGCGCCGCGGAGAAAGACGAACTCTCGCGCTCCAACTACCGCATCATCACCAGCCGCGCGGACTGCCTGCCGGATGCCGCGTACAATCCGTGCGCCGGCTAG
- a CDS encoding CHASE2 domain-containing protein has protein sequence MKHSIPPEPVTRRSWLQLLSPSRDLALFMVLFTVLLWSGSCQCLGPVSALVTRAPDRMFDLVSRVTYEWPAPAPVPGLPLVVLVAIDDAAVQRFSPNSYVFDRGTLSTLLQRIGVGQPRAVLLDLDLRFGSNAAPAGQRTGQRSGGDERLLTQLRAPRAYPILVIHNGLLGRQDLAEPGAGAHLCAVSPHLLEDDLVVRRLPRPRGAPSAAEALASIQAGQRDCTSGAVDSQVDDREARPWEVTSGLGRHIAFHRSWPHLFTQIPAGQLLTGPPQRRLELRDALVLVGRTDADSQDLHRTAASSSPMPGVLIHANAVLTRLTYPGGLQSLNFWPTVGLVSLGVGLALWCAHLTASSLLRLSRRPWFRQQVLPAAEFVLATALLVLLAAALLHFTGLFLDLTLPFVVLKLAQWLRGQFAPKGDSDAAPDPGPDPAHDPTP, from the coding sequence ATGAAGCACAGCATCCCCCCGGAGCCCGTCACCCGGCGCTCATGGCTCCAGTTGCTCTCCCCGTCGCGCGACCTGGCCCTTTTCATGGTGCTCTTTACCGTGCTGCTCTGGTCAGGCTCCTGTCAGTGCCTCGGGCCGGTGTCGGCGCTGGTGACGAGGGCACCGGACCGCATGTTCGATCTGGTGTCGAGGGTCACCTACGAATGGCCTGCGCCCGCGCCTGTACCAGGACTGCCGCTGGTGGTGCTCGTCGCCATCGACGACGCGGCCGTGCAGCGGTTCAGCCCGAACTCCTACGTCTTCGATCGGGGCACCCTCTCGACGCTGCTGCAGCGCATCGGCGTGGGCCAGCCCCGGGCCGTGCTGCTCGACCTGGACCTGCGGTTCGGAAGCAACGCGGCGCCAGCGGGTCAGCGGACGGGGCAACGATCGGGGGGCGACGAGCGCCTGCTCACGCAGCTCCGTGCCCCCCGCGCGTACCCCATCCTGGTGATTCACAACGGGCTGCTCGGCCGCCAGGACCTGGCCGAGCCGGGGGCGGGCGCTCACCTCTGCGCCGTCTCGCCCCATCTGCTGGAGGACGACCTGGTGGTCCGCCGACTGCCCCGGCCCAGAGGGGCACCCTCGGCGGCAGAAGCCCTGGCCAGCATCCAGGCCGGGCAGCGGGACTGCACGAGTGGGGCGGTGGACTCCCAGGTGGACGACCGGGAAGCGCGGCCCTGGGAGGTCACGTCGGGGCTCGGACGTCATATCGCCTTTCACCGCAGCTGGCCGCACCTGTTCACGCAGATTCCCGCCGGCCAGCTGCTCACGGGACCCCCGCAGCGGCGTCTGGAACTGCGGGATGCCCTGGTCCTGGTGGGGCGCACCGACGCCGACAGCCAGGACCTGCACCGCACGGCGGCCTCGTCCAGTCCCATGCCGGGCGTGCTGATTCATGCCAACGCGGTCCTGACCCGGCTGACGTACCCTGGTGGCCTGCAGTCCCTGAACTTCTGGCCCACGGTCGGCCTGGTCTCCCTGGGTGTGGGCCTCGCCCTGTGGTGCGCCCACCTCACCGCATCGTCCCTGCTCCGGCTGAGCCGCCGGCCCTGGTTCCGGCAGCAGGTCCTGCCGGCGGCCGAGTTCGTCCTGGCGACAGCGCTGCTGGTCTTGCTGGCCGCCGCGCTGCTCCACTTCACTGGCCTGTTCCTGGACCTCACGCTGCCGTTCGTCGTGCTGAAGCTGGCCCAATGGCTGCGGGGGCAGTTCGCCCCGAAGGGAGACTCCGATGCTGCACCTGACCCTGGCCCTGATCCTGCTCACGACCCCACGCCCTGA